The following proteins come from a genomic window of Aspergillus oryzae RIB40 DNA, chromosome 4:
- a CDS encoding putative endo-1,4-beta-glucanase (predicted protein): MHHIQSASLLTALLSATKVAAHGHVSNIVINGVYYEGFDINSFPYMGESAPTVAAWTTPNTGNGPLAPDDYSSPDIICHQNATAGKGYVEVNAGDRISLQWTPWPESHHGPVVDYLARCEPNCASVDKTSLEFFKIDGVGIVDGSSVPGVWGDDQLIQNNNTWLVEIPKSIAPGYYVLRHELIALHSAGTEGGAQNYPSCFNLKVNGEGTDKPAGVVGTELYTPTGDGIIFNIYQTVSEYPVPGPTLYSGAATGVTQAASTVTSTGTALTVGAAATTPASGSGASSSAAPSSSAAATPSSSAAPSSSAAARR, encoded by the coding sequence ATGCATCACATTCAATCCGCTTCCCTTTTGACGGCCCTCCTCTCGGCCACCAAGGTTGCTGCCCACGGCCATGTCAGCAACATTGTGATCAACGGCGTCTACTACGAGGGATTTGATATCAACTCCTTCCCCTACATGGGCGAAAGTGCTCCCACTGTAGCCGCCTGGACCACTCCCAACACTGGCAACGGCCCTCTCGCCCCCGATGACTACTCTTCCCCCGATATCATCTGTCACCAGAACGCCACCGCTGGCAAGGGCTACGTCGAGGTCAACGCCGGAGACCGCATCAGTCTTCAATGGACCCCATGGCCCGAATCTCACCACGGTCCTGTCGTCGACTACCTTGCCCGTTGTGAGCCCAACTGTGCCTCGGTTGACAAGACCTCTCTTgagttcttcaagatcgatgGTGTCGGTATTGTTGATGGCTCCAGTGTCCCCGGTGTCTGGGGTGACGACCAGTTGATccagaacaacaacacctgGCTCGTCGAGATCCCCAAGTCGATCGCCCCGGGATACTATGTCCTCCGTCACGAGCTGATTGCTCTCCACTCCGCCGGCACTGAGGGTGGTGCCCAGAACTACCCCTCTTGCTTTAACCTGAAGGTCAACGGTGAGGGTACCGACAAGCCCGCTGGTGTCGTAGGAACCGAGCTCTACACCCCCACCGGcgatggcatcatcttcaacatctaccAAACCGTCTCCGAATACCCAGTCCCCGGCCCTACCCTCTACTCCGGCGCTGCTACTGGAGTCACCCAGGCCGCCTCCACTGTTACCTCGACCGGCACCGCCCTCACCGTTGGCGCCGCTGCTACCACTCCTGCCTCGGGCTCTggcgcctcctcctcggccgccccatcctcttccgctGCCGCTaccccctcttcctcggctgctccctcctcttctgctgctgcccgCCGCTAA
- a CDS encoding uncharacterized protein (predicted protein), which produces MKVPFVLLASLCANSALTTALPADQVSADKAILLLGDGTTKAVEKKDLASHLNGISLEPPTDNLPRSFKSEGFTGLQKRGDAQFIIPLPDQEFLGWDIAMSPITHANGAPATVAIAAGQSIANSISVGASFTATVEKWLQIGASVNYQDTVTNTLTGTATMTIPINKWGAIVSNPLTHRRRGYVFSGAPGKAQYEYFQADSFDRKSVSYQQAKLDWVQGVITTCLGDGYPLKMCNGQGELK; this is translated from the coding sequence ATGAAGGTGCCTTTCGTTTTGCTGGCCTCCCTGTGTGCCAACAGTGCCCTCACTACGGCTCTCCCCGCCGATCAAGTCTCCGCCGACAAggccatcctcctcctcggtgacGGCACCACCAAGGCTGTTGAGAAAAAGGACCTTGCATCTCATCTCAACGGCATCTCGCTCGAGCCCCCGACCGACAACCTCCCCCGGTCCTTCAAGTCCGAAGGCTTCACCGGTCTCCAGAAGCGCGGCGATGCCCAGTTCATCATCCCTCTCCCCGATCAGGAATTCCTAGGCTGGGACATCGCCATGTCCCCCATCACCCACGCCAACGGCGCCCCCGCAACTGTCGCCATTGCCGCCGGTCAGAGCATTGCCAACAGTATCTCCGTCGGTGCCTCTTTCACTGCTACCGTCGAGAAGTGGCTCCAGATTGGCGCCAGCGTTAACTACCAAGATACTGTTACCAACACGCTTACCGGTACGGCTACCATGACGATCCCCATAAACAAGTGGGGTGCTATTGTTAGCAACCCCTTGACCCACCGCCGCAGAGGCTATGTTTTCAGCGGTGCTCCTGGCAAGGCTCAGTACGAGTACTTCCAGGCCGACTCGTTCGACCGCAAGAGTGTCTCTTACCAGCAGGCCAAACTCGACTGGGTGCAGGGTGTGATCACCACTTGCCTGGGTGACGGCTACCCTCTGAAGATGTGCAATGGACAGGGTGAGCTGAAATAG
- a CDS encoding uncharacterized protein (predicted protein) translates to MKASLSLIVAALAAGVVADLHYTGVCIDTNGGVDTYNRAATEKACAAYKKRNTGNKQWDQCPDCTVKNEKDILYYCDSAAQHIGGDELNYYCKQNGAGDSVACGWV, encoded by the exons ATGAAGGCATCGCTCTCTTTGATTGTCGCCGCTCTGGCCGCTGG TGTTGTTGCGGATCTTCACTATACTGGTGTTTGCATTGATACCAATGGCGGTGTC GATACCTATAACCGGGCTGCCACCGAGAAGGCCTGCGCCGCGTACAAGAAGCGCAACACCGGTAACAAGCAATGGGATCAATGCCCCGACTGCACAgtgaagaacgagaaggaCATCCTCTACTACTGTGACTCCGCCGCTCAGCACATTGGAGGTGACGAGCTGAACTACTACTGCAAACAGAACGGTGCTGGTGACAGTGTAGCCTG TGGATGGGTCTGA
- a CDS encoding uncharacterized protein (predicted protein), producing the protein MAFREPAYTFFVLGGTLEFISLNIPFYYIQYFAISEGITTNGLGFYLLSILTTGSVLGRILPNIFANLIGPFNIIFPCTVISGAMMFALVNLSSLAGVVIVAFLYGFFTEAFVSLPPTCFVKLSPDRALIGTRMGMGYAVMTIGNLVGTPAAGAILQNRGFNAVWIFGGGVSIAGGIAMMISRNFQGGWKLLIRQ; encoded by the coding sequence ATGGCATTCCGCGAGCCCGCTTATACGTTCTTTGTATTGGGAGGAACTCTCGAGTTCATCTCGCTCAACATCCCGTTTTACTATATTCAATATTTTGCTATCAGTGAGGGGATCACCACCAATGGTCTTGGGTTTTATCTGCTGTCAATTTTGACCACTGGATCTGTTCTGGGGAGAATATTACCAAATATATTTGCCAATCTTATTGGCCcattcaacatcatctttcCATGCACGGTTATTTCTGGGGCCATGATGTTCGCTTTGGTTAATTTATCCAGCCTGGCGGGAGTGGTCATCGTTGCTTTCCTCTATGGTTTCTTTACGGAAGCATTTGTATCGCTGCCGCCCACTTGCTTTGTCAAGCTTTCCCCGGATCGAGCTCTTATTGGCACCCGAATGGGGATGGGATATGCAGTAATGACCATCGGAAATTTAGTCGGAACTCCAGCGGCTGGGGCCATTCTGCAAAACCGGGGCTTCAATGCCGTGTGGATCTTTGGGGGTGGTGTTTCGATTGCAGGAGGAATAGCTATGATGATCAGTAGGAATTTCCAAGGGGGATGGAAGCTACTAATCAGACAGTGA